A region from the Salvia splendens isolate huo1 chromosome 15, SspV2, whole genome shotgun sequence genome encodes:
- the LOC121767758 gene encoding MLP-like protein 43 isoform X3 → MVETLVTSSPIKCPADKFYNFFKLNLTDIVKIFPAVYNSGEVTEGELGVVGCITTWTYTIGGTGMRMKVLTEVIEDAAKTMKLSALEGDVLVLYKSFACTLGVSEGSAKWTIEYEKDTILSPPPEIYVPVLATLITLVDAYLLIN, encoded by the exons ATGGTCGAAACCCTAGTTACTAGCTCTCCAATAAAATGCCCAGCTGATAAATTCTACAATTTCTTCAAACTCAACCTAACTGATATCGTCAAAATATTTCCAGCTGTCTACAACAGTGGCGAGGTCACCGAAGGAGAGCTGGGGGTCGTCGGCTGTATCACAACCTGGACTTATACTATTG GAGGGACTGGAATGAGAATGAAGGTTTTGACGGAGGTGATAGAAGATGCTGCAAAAACCATGAAACTTTCTGCTTTGGAAGGAGATGTTCTGGTACTGTACAAGAGTTTTGCATGCACACTTGGAGTGAGTGAGGGTTCAGCAAAATGGACTATAGAGTATGAGAAAGATACTATTCTCTCTCCACCTCCTGAAATCTATGTTCCTGTTCTAGCGACCCTTATCACTCTCGTGGATGCCTACCTTCTCATCAACTAA
- the LOC121767758 gene encoding MLP-like protein 43 isoform X1 — MVETLVTSSPIKCPADKFYNFFKLNLTDIVKIFPAVYNSGEVTEGELGVVGCITTWTYTIGIGIGGTGMRMKVLTEVIEDAAKTMKLSALEGDVLVLYKSFACTLGVSEGSAKWTIEYEKDTILSPPPEIYVPVLATLITLVDAYLLIN, encoded by the exons ATGGTCGAAACCCTAGTTACTAGCTCTCCAATAAAATGCCCAGCTGATAAATTCTACAATTTCTTCAAACTCAACCTAACTGATATCGTCAAAATATTTCCAGCTGTCTACAACAGTGGCGAGGTCACCGAAGGAGAGCTGGGGGTCGTCGGCTGTATCACAACCTGGACTTATACTATTGGTATTGGTATTG GAGGGACTGGAATGAGAATGAAGGTTTTGACGGAGGTGATAGAAGATGCTGCAAAAACCATGAAACTTTCTGCTTTGGAAGGAGATGTTCTGGTACTGTACAAGAGTTTTGCATGCACACTTGGAGTGAGTGAGGGTTCAGCAAAATGGACTATAGAGTATGAGAAAGATACTATTCTCTCTCCACCTCCTGAAATCTATGTTCCTGTTCTAGCGACCCTTATCACTCTCGTGGATGCCTACCTTCTCATCAACTAA
- the LOC121766966 gene encoding probable inactive purple acid phosphatase 27 gives MECPYDVAVQWEVLMTWQNVFLESPKGHPHHCSIGEQPLSNIAILKATLSLTDSSSIKAKPGRLGLNGEDSASVVVEFENDKPSNNDWIAVFSPAKFNGSICDLENDPRADVPYICSAPIKYQFANFSDHNYANTGKASLKLQLINQRSDFSFALFRGGLSNPKLLAVSNSISFVNPRAPVCPRLALGKSWNEMTVTWTSGYNIDKAVPFVEWRWKGGKKTHSPAGTLTFGRRSMCGSPARSVGWRHPGWIHTSFLKDLWPNTVYTYKLGHLLSNGSYIWSKMYSFRSSPYPGQDSLHRVIIFGDMGKGERDGSNEYNNYQPGLLHTTDQLINDLNDIDIVFHIGDITYANGYISQWDQFTAQVEPIASTVSYMITSGNHERDWPRTGSFYGGTDSGGECGVPAETMFYVPADNRAKFWSSFTFVIHLLPMTVQPSGRIDKS, from the exons atggaatgtccttatgacgtggcagtccAGTGGGAGGTCCTTATGACATGGCAAAATGTGTTTTTAGAAAGTCCGAagggacatccgcaccattgCTCAATTGGGGAACAGCCTTTGTCGAATATTGCTATTCTCAAAGCCACTCTCTCTCTAACCGATTCTTCCTCCATCAAAGCTAAACCTGGTCGTCTCGGTCTCAAC GGTGAGGATTCTGCATCGGTTGTTGtggaatttgaaaatgataAACCTTCAAATAATGACTGGATTGCTGTATTTTCTCCTGCAAAATTCAA TGGATCGATTTGTGACCTGGAAAATGATCCTAGAGCAGATGTTCCTTACATTTGCAGTGCCCCTATTAAG TACCAATTTGCCAATTTCTCCGATCATAACTATGCCAATACTGGAAAAGCTTCTCTCAAGTTGCAATTAATCAACCAGCGATCTGATTTCTCCTTTGCCTTGTTTCGAGGCGGATTATCGAAT CCAAAATTATTGGCAGTATCCAACTCCATATCCTTTGTGAACCCTAGAGCACCAGTTTGTCCCCGCCTCGCTCTCGGAAAGTCTTGGAATGAG ATGACTGTAACATGGACGAGTGGATATAACATAGATAAAGCCGTTCCTTTTGTTGAGTGGCGCTGGAAGGGTGGCAAGAAGACGCACTCTCCAGCAGGGACATTGACATTTGGGAGAAGAAGCATGTGTG GATCTCCAGCACGTTCAGTTGGTTGGCGTCATCCTGGTTGGATACATACGAGTTTTCTTAAAGATTTGTGGCCAAATACTGT GTACACATACAAGCTCGGTCACTTGTTATCAAATGGCTCTTATATTTGGAGCAAGATGTATTCATTCAGATCATCTCCATATCCTGGGCAAGATTCATTGCATCGTGTCATAATATTTGGAGACATGGGGAAG GGGGAACGTGATGGATCAAATGAGTATAACAACTATCAGCCTGGCTTATTACATACAACGGACCAATTGATCAACGATCTTAATGACATTGATATAGTTTTCCATATTGGTGATATCACATATGCTAATGGCTATATCTCTCAGTGGGATCAGTTCACAGCACAGGTTGAACCTATAGCATCCACTGTCTCTTATATGATAACAAG TGGAAACCACGAGCGTGACTGGCCTAGGACAGGATCCTTTTATGGGGGCACAGATTCCGGTGGAGAATGTGGTGTGCCAGCTGAGACAATGTTCTATGTTCCTGCAGACAACAGAGCCAAATTTTG GTCTTCGTTTACGTTTGTAATCCATTTGCTCCCAATGACAGTACAACCTTCAGGTAGGATCGACAAGTCATAA
- the LOC121767758 gene encoding MLP-like protein 43 isoform X2, producing MVETLVTSSPIKCPADKFYNFFKLNLTDIVKIFPAVYNSGEVTEGELGVVGCITTWTYTIGIGGTGMRMKVLTEVIEDAAKTMKLSALEGDVLVLYKSFACTLGVSEGSAKWTIEYEKDTILSPPPEIYVPVLATLITLVDAYLLIN from the exons ATGGTCGAAACCCTAGTTACTAGCTCTCCAATAAAATGCCCAGCTGATAAATTCTACAATTTCTTCAAACTCAACCTAACTGATATCGTCAAAATATTTCCAGCTGTCTACAACAGTGGCGAGGTCACCGAAGGAGAGCTGGGGGTCGTCGGCTGTATCACAACCTGGACTTATACTATTGGTATTG GAGGGACTGGAATGAGAATGAAGGTTTTGACGGAGGTGATAGAAGATGCTGCAAAAACCATGAAACTTTCTGCTTTGGAAGGAGATGTTCTGGTACTGTACAAGAGTTTTGCATGCACACTTGGAGTGAGTGAGGGTTCAGCAAAATGGACTATAGAGTATGAGAAAGATACTATTCTCTCTCCACCTCCTGAAATCTATGTTCCTGTTCTAGCGACCCTTATCACTCTCGTGGATGCCTACCTTCTCATCAACTAA